The nucleotide window TAGTTTGCGCATTGCGCCTTGTAGTCGTTCGGTTAATCCTTCAAACGCCATTCGTATTGCCACCTAACTTTCATTGTTCTTCTAGATTTTCTAAACCCGCAACCAATCGATTTAATTTGGCATCGTGGGGGTAATTAGCCGCCACGTATGACTGAATTTCATCAGCCTGTTGATTGCGCGCTGTAAATTCTTGATAGAGATGCAGTTTACCCTCATAATCTTCGAGGATTTTTTCGGTTCGTCGCAAGTTATCGTAGACCGCCTGCCGGCTGACGTTGAATTCTTCAGCAATTTCCCCCAAGGAATAGTCATCACCGTAATACAGTTGCATATAGTTGTTCTGCTTCGCGGTCAACAACGGTTGGTAGAACGCAAATAGGGAATTAATTCGATAGTTTTTTTCGATTTCCATGATTGGTCCTCCCACATAGTTACACACTCTACTAGAATACTGATTTTTAGCGGTTTCGTCAATTTTTTTCGCGTACTTTACGGTAACTAGAGAGTAGGACACAAGGCAGTTAGTCAATAATCTTTAACGTCGATAGACGAATAATCCTGACCTTTAAATATTTATCGAGCTGGATCAAGCGGCGTTAACAGTCGTTTGTCGCCCGTTTCGACTATATCCGTTCGGCGCAAAAAAGGACTCAGCTTTTTATCACCAATGATTAATTAATGCGCGTTAACTTTGAGGAACCCTAACCATTTAATTCACAAGGTTTAAAAAGATGAAGCGGACTTGGACGTAATCTCCAAGTTCGCTTCATCATTTTAAATTCTACATCATAAAGAAATTTTACTTAGCGGGTTCGAGGTAAATGTAGGCATCACCACGGTTAGCGCCTTCGTCACCCCAGCCATTATGAATGTCGATACCGATGTGCCAGCCCGCATACTTAGCACGAACTGTCGCTGGATAACCAGCAGCATTCAACAGTGGTTCATATGCTTGGAAGTAAAACGGTTGGTCATCAGACTTAGGATTTCGTAAGTGAATCAAAGTCTGGTTAGCCCCAACGTAGTCACCATCAACGGCATCAACTGGATAAGCTGCACCATTGGCTTCCCGGTTCAGTGACGCATCCGAGATGGTCCTTGGGAACAATTGCTTTAAAGCCGCCTTGAACTGGTCTTCATTTTTACTCCCCAATTTCCCCTGCGGTTCAGAAACCGTCACGGTCTGAGAAGGATGAGAGTTAGCAGTGGTCGTGGTAGTTGCGGTAACCGGTTTTAGATAACCCCGCCAGATCCAACCTTGTAAGGTCTTGTCCGCACTCTTAACGTGATAGTAAATAGCGTTGTGGCCTTTATACTTTTTGTACAATTTTTCGTGAGCGTCCGTGTACCAAGTAACCGTTGGGGTAACGTCATTGTTGCTGTAACGAATGCCCAAGTGCCTGGAGTACCGTGCCCCAGTAGTTGCTGTAAACGCGTGGCGTTTCATACTCTTGCGCCAAACCAGCCGCACAGACTTTGACCGTGACGCTGAATACTGACTATTCGCAGAAGCAGTCATGGTCGACATTCCTAAAATGCCCGCTCCTACTCCGAGAACTAATGCGGCCTGCATAACTTTTTTCATATAAATTCCTCCCATTTCAACCCCAAGCAGGCTAACGCCATCGGTTAAACACTTTGTCCATTAGTCTGCCAATGTTTAAGGTCTACTACTATTTTAGGACTAACTTAATCTTTTTGCACGTCAGCTAGTCATTTACTACTTTCAATTTCTCCCGTTCAACAAAAAATCTGCTGTCCGTAATCAAATACACTGATTACCAACAACAGATTTCTCAAATCACAAAGCCTTAAAATTAAACGATTCACCACAATCCAGTACTAACGAAGGTCCACACTAGATTGCCTTATTTGCGCACTATTTCTCCAATGCCTTAACATCGATCAGGCCCTTGAACAATCCGTAAACAAACTCGTTGGGATCAAACGGCCGCAAGTCAGAAATCTGTTCACCTAACCCAATAAACTTCACCGGTACGTGGAGTTCATTACGAATGGCCAAAACAATTCCCCCACGGGCAGTCCCATCCAACTTAGTCAGGACAATACCGGTCACATCGGTTGATTCTTTAAAGAGTTTGGCCTGAGTCAAGGCATTCTGACCAGTCGTGGCATCCAGCACCA belongs to Levilactobacillus yonginensis and includes:
- a CDS encoding putative DNA-binding protein — its product is MEIEKNYRINSLFAFYQPLLTAKQNNYMQLYYGDDYSLGEIAEEFNVSRQAVYDNLRRTEKILEDYEGKLHLYQEFTARNQQADEIQSYVAANYPHDAKLNRLVAGLENLEEQ